TCGTCGGACGCAGGGAGGTGATGGCGACACTGCGCTCTGCACTAGGAGAGAGTCTGTCCGGTGAGACTCGTGTCGTCATGCTCGTCGGGGAGCCGGGAATCGGCAAGACACGCGCGGTCGAAGAGCTGGCCCGTGAAGCCGCCGACCGCGGCGCAACGGTCTTGACCGGACGATGCTACAAGGGCGAAGGTGCGCCGGCCTTTTGGCCGTGGCTTCAGATCGCCGATGAATGGGTAGGGCTCCACACGACCTCGATGTTACCCGTGGAATTCAAGGCCTTGGCGAAGGCTCGTAGGCGCTGGTTTTCCGAAAAATCTCCCCGTACCCCGGCGATAGGCATGGAAGCGGTGGAGGCGCGCTTCCAGCTCTTTGACGCCGGGGCTCGCGCCCTGCAGCGTGGTGCTCAGTATGCGCCGCTCGTCCTCGTGCTCGAAGATATTCACTGGGCCGACCCGGCTTCCCTCGGATTGCTTCGCTTTGCTGCTGAACAGATACATCACGTTCCCCTGCTCATGCTTGGGACCTATCGTGGAAATGAACTCGACAGCACGCCCGAGCTTTCCCTGACCCTGGGTGAACTATCGCGCGAGTCCACGTTCCGGCGCATCCCCGTCGAAGGTCTCGGGGCAGAGCACGTAAATGAACTTCTGTCGCAGATCGTCAGCAAGGACATCCCCACGGCATTGTTTGAATCGGTGGCTTCGATGACCGAAGGCAATCCTTTCTTTGTCATCGAACTCGCGCGGATCCTCGATGCGGCGGAAAGTGCTCCGGAGTCCGGTGACCCCGGCGGAAGAGGATCGATCGGACTACCGGCGAGTGTGTCCGATGCAATTGCGTTTCGACTCGGCCGGTTGACGGACGGATCACGACAACTCCTGACACTGGCCGCGGTGATCGGCCGGGAGTTTGGAGTGACGCTGTTGTCGGAGGTTGCGGGACAGGAATGCGAGCTGATTCTGCAACTTCTGGAAGAGGCGGCCCTCCTCGGGATCGTCGAGCCCGTTCGCAACGCACCGGATACATATCGATTCAATCACGCCCTGACTCGCGAGGCGTTGTACCAGAGGGTTGAGGCGACGAGCAGAGCTCCACTCCACGGATCCGTCGCGAAGACGTTGGAGCGTCTTCACGCCAATTCGATGGCTCCTCCGCTAGCGGCGCTGGCGTATCACTGGTACGAGGCGTTAGAGACCGGTGAACTCGAGAAGGCGGCCGAGTACTGCAGGCGGGCAGGAGTGTGGGCGTTGTCAAAGCTCGCGTTCGAGGAGGCCGCCCACCAGCTGAAGCGGGCGCTCGAGCTTGCGGACCTTCGGCCTTCGTCTGGGGAGTCTGAGAGTTGCGAGCTTCTGCTTCACCTCGGGCAAGCCCAGTGGAGTGTCGGCGAACGCGCGGAGGCCCAGGCCACGTATGCCAAGGTGGTGGCCCTCGCTCGTCGAATCGGTTCTGCTGAGTATCTCGCGAGAGCCGCGATCGGCAATTTCGGGTTCGAACAAGGCCACACTGAGGACGCGACGGCCCGCGCGCTGCTCGAGGAGGCGGCTGCAGTCCTGGATGACGACCTACCGGCGCTTCGCGCGCAGGTGCTCACCAAGCTCGTATTCATGGCTCCATACGCGGACCTGATGGAAACGCGACAGTCCATGAGCCTGGAGGCACTCGAACTCGCCCGAAACTGCGGGGATGTCAGGGCCCTTCGCGAGGCATTCCACGCTCGGCTCTGGGCCACGCCCACGCCCATGTTCCTCGAGCAGAGACGCGTGTGGACAAAAGAGTGTCTCGCCTGGGGCGAACAACTCGATGACCCGTGGTTGTCGTGGCTCGGCACCGACTCGGTCTTGGCTTTCTCGCTGGGAGACCGAGCTGAGCTAGTCCGTGCGATGCAGGAGAGTTCCCACTTTGCAGGTCTGTCCGGCCATCGTTCAGGGCAGTTCGTCATCCTCCTCGAGCAAACGGGCTTTGCCCTGTTGGAGGGACGCTTCGACGACTCGACCCGCTTCATCGGGCAGATCCTCGAGGCGGGTAAGGACTGTACTTCTTGGGCTCCAGAATCCTACTACGCCTATCTCTTCCTCGAGGGCTGGCAACGAGGCATACTCCATCAGCCGGGCCAGGACTGGCCGACGTTTTTCGAAGGCCTGATCGCGGGACTTCCTGGACGTGAAACGATCGGCCATGCCGCCATCGCGTTGCTCAAGGCTTTTGGCGAAGACCGAAAGGGCGCGTTGGCAGAACTCGATTGGCTCACCGGGTCAATCGGGCCCGAGTTTCGCGAAGTGCCGCAGAATGAAAACTGGCTCAGTGCGATGTATCTGATGTCAGAGGTGATCGAGCGTCTCGATGCACAGCCCTACGCCGAGCTTCTCGCCCCCGCTCTCGAGCCTTTTGTCGACCAGATGGTATGCCATCCCTCGCACCGTCTGCCCGGAGGCAGTATCGCAACCATGCTTGGCCTGCTTTCATCCGTTCTCGGGGATTTCGAAGCAGGGGAGGCCTATTTCGAAGAAGGTTATGCGAGGGAGAAAGCGTTCGGAGCAAGACCCGTCATGTTGCGCAGTCGGGCGGGACTAGCGTGTCTGCTCCTGCGCCGGGGTGCGAGGGGTGACCGATCTCGCGCAGACGCCTTGATGGAAGAAGTCTTGAGTGGTTGTGAAGACCTGGGCATCCATCCTGACGTGAAGTACGTCGAGCCTTTCGAGCGCCTTTTGCAGCGATAGATTCCCCGGCCGATGGCCGTTCCAGCCCTGTCGGAGTTGAAGATGCTCGTGCGGTGTTGCGGGGGGAACTCCCGAAACGCAAACGCGGGAGGAGCCTGGGCTCCCCCCGCGTTCTTCGGCGATGGGCCGAATTGGAAATGGTCGCTATTTCTTGATCCCCCTCGGCGCGACGACCTGCTCGAGCAGATCGTTATTCCACGGACCTTCTACGTTGATGTGCGCCGCGGCACCCTTGAGAACCGCATCGATCAGATTGTGGTTCAGGTAGACGTAGAGACCGGGCTGCTGGAAGGTATAGAGAGCCGCACCTGCGGAGCCGCCGGCGATGAACCAGGTCTCCAGATCGGTTGCGGGGGCATCCGCGATGTTGCCCCGTTCCCATACATAGTCTCCGTGACCGCCGATCAGATGGGGGCGTGTGTCGCGATTGGCCTGCGAGTGAACGAAGAGGACCATCTCGCCGACCTTCGCCTTCATTGCGGCATCACCCGTGATTGCACCCACAGCGCCATTGAACACCACATGAGAGGGCTCATTGGTCTTCATCACCTCCATGACGTCTCCGATGGCTTCAGCAGGTGAGTTGTACTTCACGTAGTTTCCGGCCACGCCCTTCGGTACGTAGAAGTCCTGTTCGCCGATGTAGTAGGCCTTGTCGTAGGTGAGGGAATTACCCTTTCCGTCCTTCAGGCCGTCCCGCGGCAAGACCATGATGGCACCGTTCATTCCCGATACCACGTGGTAGGGAATCATCACGCCGCCCGGAGCGCAGTGATAGACGAAGACGCCGGGCTTGGTTGCCTTGAAACGAATCGTGGCTTCCTGGCCCGGGGCTACCATCGTGAGTCCCGCACCTCCCAGCGCACCGGTCACGGAGTGCAGGTCGATGTTATGGCTCATGATGTTGCCTTCGCCGCCCTCCCAGCCTTCGACGCCGTAGTAGATTCCTTCTCCCTTGGGATTGGCCAGCGTGAGCTCCACATAGTCGCCTTCATGGACGACGATCATCGGGCCGGGAACACTGCCCATGAAGGTCAGGGCGTTGACCTCGGTTCCCCTCGGGTCGATGACGAGTTTCCGCTCGGAAACCTCCAGGCGAACTTCAACGATGACCGGCCCGCCTTTGGCCTTCTGGGTGTGTTTTGGAAAAGCCGGGGGCCTCACCATCTCTTGCTTGACCCGTTTCAGCCCTTTCGCTTTAGAGGCTGTGTCCGCCTGGGCGGGAGCCGCGCTCATTCCCAAAGCGATGGCCATGATCACAAAGAGCACTCGCTTCATCTCTTCTTCTCCTCGATGCCCTCAATTTGTGAATCGCCCGTGGGGTGGTCAGGGCATGCCATCCCCCCGGAAGTGCAATCCGTAGAGACCGGCTCGGGCGTGCCGTGCGACTCTGCCACGGTTGTTTGTACGGCCGGCGCACTCGCCGACTCCTTCAATAGCGCCAGCACCGCCCCTGTCATCTCGTCGATGGGAGAGCCGGTGAAAAACAGGGCGCGCGTCCGACCCGATCCGTCCAGTAGATAGATTTGTTGCGAATGCGCGTAGAGGTACGACTTTTTCGCAAAGGCCTTTGAGCGGTTGTGCTCGGTGGTCAGTTCGATGCCGTGACTCCGGTCGTACTTGAACAGGAAGAGTTCGGCGATGCGGTCGGTCTCCTCGCGCTGTCCCGTGAGCCCGACGAATCGCGAATCGAAGCGAGCCAGGTATTCCTTCAAGTGTGCCGATGTGTCGTTTTCCGGGTCGACCGTTACGAACAGGACCTGGACGTGTTTCGCCGCTTCTTCCAGGCGCTTCATCAGAAACTGTAGATGCGCCAGTGTCGTTGGGCAGATGTCCTGGCAGCTCGTGTAGCCAAAGGAAATCAAGACGATCTTGCCGCGGTAGTCCGACAGACTCACCTCGCGCCCGAGGCTACTGTTCGCGCTGAATTCACCCCCGACCCCGTCGTGGATGGGTAGCGTCTTCTCGTCGCTCGTCCATCCGATTCCCGGAATCAGGAGAATGGAAAGCAACGACAGAAAGAGGATTCTGGCACGCACTGCGAAACTCCGATCAGTAACAGACGACCTGAGGTCCGGTTCCCGGGAAGGCCAGCAACGGGCGCTCGTCAATCCGAAGGATTACGGGCGCTCCGCCTGGAACGTCTCGAACCAGCCAGTCGTGTTCTCTGCGGGCAATATGAGGAATGCCTTCGCTATCCACGGCCCGTCTTTCCAACTCGAAATGGGCCCGGAAGAGCCCACTGTCGACTAACTCGACTGCGATCGGGTCGAGCCGGTATTCGAGTCGGGGATGGGTGGAGTGGAGGTTGGCCCGCCAGGCTTCGAGTTCTACCGGGGTCTCGAGAGTCTCCTCGCCGACCAACGAGAGTTCGAAGGACGATCGAGCCAAGAAGCGTTCCAGCTTGCCCGCCTCGGGGTCTTCGCTTTCAAGCACGGCAAACCAGTCGCGAACAAGTGCAACAATCCGTTGCTCCATAGCAGGAACGGTTGATGTCGAGGCGTCCGGAGCGAGGTCCGTGCTGGAATTCGCGGCACAACTCGGCAGAAGTGAGACGAAAGACATCAGCACGACGAGCCAACCCCCGCTCGAAATCACCCGTGTACGGCGCTTTGCAGTCCCGATCGCCTCGCCCACATTGCCTTCCCGTCTATTTCTTCGACCTGACCCGCGAGCGAGTCTTCCCGCGGGACAATCAGGCTCAATCCCGTGGGGCAGAATGCTACGCCGAAGAAAAGCCGATCGAATCGGTCATTTGACCGAGGGCGCAAATTGCCACAAGGTCGGGCTGAGATGGCCTGTCGATGGCGCCGTGTGTGAACCGGTTCCACCGGTTGGCGCCAGAGAGGTTAAAGAGATGAGCGATCTGGTGACGCTTGAGCGCCCGCATGACGGTGTCGCGCTCGTGACGATGACAAATCCGAAGATCCAGAACTTCGGCTCCTGGGATGCGATCGAAGCACTGGCCGCGGCCCTCAAGGAGGCACGAGAGTCCGGTGCGCGCGTGTCTGTTTTGGCCTCGGGAGCTGAGGGCCACTGGTACGAGCACGCCTGGTTGACCGATCTGAGTGCGACGCTGCAGGGCAAGCCCTCGAGCGGGAATCCGATCTGCTGGTTTCAGGCGTTGTCCGAGATCACCTCGATCGATGTCGTGACGATTGCCGCGGTGTCGGGGGATTGTTCCGGAGGCGGGGCCGAACTCGGTTGGGCATGTGATCTGCGCGTGGCCGAAGACCAGGTGCGCTTCGGACAACCCGAAGTGATGATCGGGGTCGCAACGGGTCTCGGGGGTACCTGCCGCGTCTCGCGCTTGATCGGCCGCACCGCGACAGCAGAACTCGTGCTCGACGGCGCGCCGATGACCGCGCGCCGCATCTATGAGCTGGGGGGCGTGAACCGTATCGTCGAGACGGGGCGCGCCGTCGAAGTCTCGGTCGCCTGGGCCCAGCGCCTGGCATCGCGGCCACCGGGTTCGCTGCGGGCGCTGAAGCAGATGCTCTCCGACGCGGACAATCTGCATCTGAACGACGCGATGGCGAATGAGCAGAAGGTGTTCCAGGGCGTGGCCGGTACGCCAGAGGCATTCGACGGCATGGCGCGGACGCAAGTGCGCTTCGATGCGGGCGAGTCGGTGCGTGACGTATACGGAGATCCGCAGGAATAGCGGACGGGTTGTTAGTCGCTCAGGTCGGGGCGATAGGCGGCGATGTCGTCGCGTTCGACGAGTTCGATTGCGTTGCCTTCGGGATCGCGGAAGAACGCGATCTTCATCGCAGGTGCGCCTTGCAGAGCGGGATCCGACAATAACGTCGCTCCCGTATCGAGCGCCCGTTTGACGACGGAACCCAGTCTTTCACAATAGAAGGTCAGGTAGGCGATTCCCGCGGTCGCGGTCAAATGCACCCGTGGCTCCGAGGCCGGCGGCGGCTCCGGCGGTCCCAGCAATTTCAGGCGCTCGCCCCAGGGGGTCTGTAACCAGACCATCTCGAAGCCATCCGGTCCCATGCCCGCGGGATCGCTGATGGGGGG
The sequence above is a segment of the bacterium genome. Coding sequences within it:
- the nirK gene encoding nitrite reductase, copper-containing → MSAAPAQADTASKAKGLKRVKQEMVRPPAFPKHTQKAKGGPVIVEVRLEVSERKLVIDPRGTEVNALTFMGSVPGPMIVVHEGDYVELTLANPKGEGIYYGVEGWEGGEGNIMSHNIDLHSVTGALGGAGLTMVAPGQEATIRFKATKPGVFVYHCAPGGVMIPYHVVSGMNGAIMVLPRDGLKDGKGNSLTYDKAYYIGEQDFYVPKGVAGNYVKYNSPAEAIGDVMEVMKTNEPSHVVFNGAVGAITGDAAMKAKVGEMVLFVHSQANRDTRPHLIGGHGDYVWERGNIADAPATDLETWFIAGGSAGAALYTFQQPGLYVYLNHNLIDAVLKGAAAHINVEGPWNNDLLEQVVAPRGIKK
- a CDS encoding AAA family ATPase is translated as MAGIESPFSNYRLWFELIFRFLDFELDEERFEIRRGQRPVHTQRRAFDFLRYLLLNRDRVVSHDELIETLWDGAARSESNIPQCVASIRRSMGEQVDRDAVIQTVRGRGYRFVAEIEEIAPARNSADAPPRVDPIQADSSSSPFVGRREVMATLRSALGESLSGETRVVMLVGEPGIGKTRAVEELAREAADRGATVLTGRCYKGEGAPAFWPWLQIADEWVGLHTTSMLPVEFKALAKARRRWFSEKSPRTPAIGMEAVEARFQLFDAGARALQRGAQYAPLVLVLEDIHWADPASLGLLRFAAEQIHHVPLLMLGTYRGNELDSTPELSLTLGELSRESTFRRIPVEGLGAEHVNELLSQIVSKDIPTALFESVASMTEGNPFFVIELARILDAAESAPESGDPGGRGSIGLPASVSDAIAFRLGRLTDGSRQLLTLAAVIGREFGVTLLSEVAGQECELILQLLEEAALLGIVEPVRNAPDTYRFNHALTREALYQRVEATSRAPLHGSVAKTLERLHANSMAPPLAALAYHWYEALETGELEKAAEYCRRAGVWALSKLAFEEAAHQLKRALELADLRPSSGESESCELLLHLGQAQWSVGERAEAQATYAKVVALARRIGSAEYLARAAIGNFGFEQGHTEDATARALLEEAAAVLDDDLPALRAQVLTKLVFMAPYADLMETRQSMSLEALELARNCGDVRALREAFHARLWATPTPMFLEQRRVWTKECLAWGEQLDDPWLSWLGTDSVLAFSLGDRAELVRAMQESSHFAGLSGHRSGQFVILLEQTGFALLEGRFDDSTRFIGQILEAGKDCTSWAPESYYAYLFLEGWQRGILHQPGQDWPTFFEGLIAGLPGRETIGHAAIALLKAFGEDRKGALAELDWLTGSIGPEFREVPQNENWLSAMYLMSEVIERLDAQPYAELLAPALEPFVDQMVCHPSHRLPGGSIATMLGLLSSVLGDFEAGEAYFEEGYAREKAFGARPVMLRSRAGLACLLLRRGARGDRSRADALMEEVLSGCEDLGIHPDVKYVEPFERLLQR
- a CDS encoding VOC family protein; its protein translation is MKQNAPLEVGICVRDLASMVDFYSDVFGCREVMRAPIPPPISDPAGMGPDGFEMVWLQTPWGERLKLLGPPEPPPASEPRVHLTATAGIAYLTFYCERLGSVVKRALDTGATLLSDPALQGAPAMKIAFFRDPEGNAIELVERDDIAAYRPDLSD
- a CDS encoding SCO family protein, yielding MRARILFLSLLSILLIPGIGWTSDEKTLPIHDGVGGEFSANSSLGREVSLSDYRGKIVLISFGYTSCQDICPTTLAHLQFLMKRLEEAAKHVQVLFVTVDPENDTSAHLKEYLARFDSRFVGLTGQREETDRIAELFLFKYDRSHGIELTTEHNRSKAFAKKSYLYAHSQQIYLLDGSGRTRALFFTGSPIDEMTGAVLALLKESASAPAVQTTVAESHGTPEPVSTDCTSGGMACPDHPTGDSQIEGIEEKKR
- a CDS encoding enoyl-CoA hydratase/isomerase family protein, yielding MSDLVTLERPHDGVALVTMTNPKIQNFGSWDAIEALAAALKEARESGARVSVLASGAEGHWYEHAWLTDLSATLQGKPSSGNPICWFQALSEITSIDVVTIAAVSGDCSGGGAELGWACDLRVAEDQVRFGQPEVMIGVATGLGGTCRVSRLIGRTATAELVLDGAPMTARRIYELGGVNRIVETGRAVEVSVAWAQRLASRPPGSLRALKQMLSDADNLHLNDAMANEQKVFQGVAGTPEAFDGMARTQVRFDAGESVRDVYGDPQE